From one Sphingomonas xanthus genomic stretch:
- a CDS encoding sensor histidine kinase — protein sequence MRFDDRLKTVMTQPVADAHDRTVRWRQLVDLLSRPHDETDPALLDAALTMVRTGMKGVARATRAATARSIAGRASDPRLLAIFASDRLEVAAPLLAAAPLEGEDWALVCQAASPEVAAFIRTIRGEVSHAVPIADEEAAAPAETEIREVETPSIGEMVARIERLKHRRDDPGAAHGMTVQERPAEMPIRAARLFRWECDASGQIGWVDGAPRGALIGRSLPADEGAGPALARAFADRLPFDDAPLHFPAPALAGDWKLSGVPAFSPVDGRFLGYRGVARRDEGDSGVNRPPVPAMITPDAEALRETIHEIKTPLNAIIGFAEIIDGQYLGPAHRTYRTRAAEIVEQARLLLSAIEDLDLAARVQRGDTAPSIVNIGELVQELVAELSAEGRVRIEVQPPAGSAIVEADQQLVGKLLARYLKALSIAAGEDAPVRVNLARSTKNIAVTASRPVSLAGCSEAQLLDPSFAIQGDTSSTLLGVGFELRLVRGLARLARGELSVGADQLQLLIPLSQS from the coding sequence GTGCGTTTCGATGATCGCCTGAAGACGGTTATGACCCAGCCGGTCGCGGACGCGCACGACCGCACCGTGCGCTGGCGTCAACTCGTCGACCTGCTCTCTCGGCCGCATGACGAAACTGATCCGGCATTGCTCGATGCAGCCCTGACCATGGTTAGAACAGGGATGAAAGGCGTTGCTCGCGCGACCCGTGCAGCGACCGCGCGCAGCATTGCCGGTCGTGCGTCAGATCCTCGCTTGCTGGCAATTTTCGCATCTGACCGGCTGGAAGTCGCCGCGCCGCTGCTCGCGGCCGCACCGCTTGAAGGTGAAGACTGGGCGCTTGTCTGCCAAGCAGCCAGTCCGGAAGTGGCGGCATTCATCAGGACGATAAGGGGTGAGGTCAGCCACGCCGTTCCGATAGCCGACGAAGAAGCGGCGGCCCCAGCCGAAACAGAAATCCGCGAGGTAGAAACCCCGTCGATTGGCGAAATGGTGGCGCGGATCGAACGGCTTAAGCATCGCCGTGATGACCCCGGCGCCGCCCACGGCATGACGGTCCAAGAACGCCCGGCGGAAATGCCGATCAGGGCGGCACGGCTATTTCGCTGGGAATGCGATGCGTCCGGGCAGATCGGATGGGTGGACGGTGCGCCGCGCGGCGCCTTGATCGGGCGCAGCCTTCCGGCGGACGAGGGCGCGGGCCCGGCGCTTGCGCGCGCCTTTGCCGACCGTCTGCCGTTCGACGACGCACCGCTGCATTTTCCCGCACCGGCATTGGCCGGTGACTGGAAGCTGAGTGGTGTGCCGGCCTTTTCACCTGTCGACGGGCGCTTCCTAGGCTATCGGGGCGTCGCGCGGCGAGACGAGGGCGATAGTGGCGTAAACCGTCCGCCGGTGCCGGCAATGATTACGCCCGATGCCGAAGCGCTGCGCGAGACGATCCACGAGATCAAGACGCCTCTCAACGCGATTATCGGCTTTGCGGAGATCATCGACGGCCAATATCTCGGCCCTGCCCATCGCACCTACCGCACACGGGCTGCGGAAATCGTCGAGCAGGCGCGGCTGCTACTGTCAGCAATCGAAGACCTCGACCTCGCAGCCCGGGTCCAGCGCGGCGACACCGCTCCATCAATCGTAAATATCGGCGAGTTGGTGCAAGAACTGGTCGCCGAGCTATCTGCCGAAGGGCGCGTTCGGATCGAGGTACAGCCGCCGGCAGGCTCGGCAATCGTGGAGGCAGACCAGCAACTGGTCGGCAAATTGCTCGCGCGGTACTTGAAGGCCTTGTCTATTGCAGCGGGCGAGGACGCCCCGGTTCGGGTCAATCTTGCCCGTTCCACGAAGAATATCGCGGTTACGGCCAGCCGGCCCGTTTCGCTCGCAGGCTGTAGCGAGGCGCAATTGCTTGATCCCTCGTTTGCCATTCAAGGTGACACGAGCAGCACGCTTCTGGGGGTAGGCTTCGAGCTTCGGCTCGTAAGGGGTCTGGCCCGGCTTGCGAGAGGGGAGTTGTCGGTCGGCGCCGACCAACTGCAATTGCTTATACCGCTGTCTCAAAGCTGA
- a CDS encoding tetratricopeptide repeat protein translates to MSGDEARSARLFAAIAQSDPGDRTIARKAIGTAIQSGQADLAVSIARNLPLDELPIDARLMLAADLARKGQVKKAAAQLEKGTTSTEASLFAPLMRAWEATSRRKADGANSLAKLPEGSALEPIADEQRAAMLFALGRVEEALPIANSVVSKGGGRETRLRLAFADALLKAGKRSEAMTMLAADDEALSLARARVEAGQPLRAAIDTPAEGYAEMLVALAVDLSRDENKALPISLVQVARHADPTNSEATILLALLQESAGNSAEALASLDSIRDDDLLAGEALDVEARILADEGRSSAALAQAQAAARLPGAGAHSYRRLANVLGDMERHAEAAAAYQQAISRTAEGKAEWSLYLLQAASLEQAGRWDEAKAVLRRAMALEPENPLLLNFLGYGKLERGEDLDQAEAMIRKASALRPDDASITDSLGWALYKRGRLAEAIDTLRQAAAGDPTQWEIHEHLGDALFASGRRIEARFSWSAALLTAEEKAKNRIEQKLETGLNSANAAP, encoded by the coding sequence ATGAGCGGCGATGAAGCCCGATCGGCCCGATTGTTCGCGGCAATCGCGCAATCCGACCCCGGTGACAGGACGATCGCCCGCAAGGCGATTGGAACCGCAATCCAGTCGGGCCAGGCCGATCTTGCAGTGTCGATCGCCCGGAATCTCCCGCTCGACGAATTGCCGATCGATGCCCGGCTGATGCTGGCGGCAGACTTGGCACGTAAGGGCCAAGTCAAAAAGGCGGCCGCGCAGCTGGAAAAGGGGACGACCTCGACCGAAGCCTCGCTGTTCGCGCCGCTGATGAGGGCCTGGGAGGCGACATCGCGCCGCAAGGCCGACGGTGCCAATTCGCTGGCGAAATTACCCGAAGGGAGCGCGTTGGAGCCGATCGCCGACGAGCAGCGCGCCGCCATGCTGTTCGCGCTCGGACGGGTTGAGGAGGCCTTGCCAATCGCGAACTCGGTCGTTTCCAAGGGTGGCGGCCGCGAAACCCGCCTGCGACTTGCCTTCGCTGACGCCCTGCTCAAAGCCGGTAAGCGCAGTGAGGCAATGACCATGCTCGCCGCTGACGACGAAGCACTCAGTCTTGCCCGTGCCCGCGTGGAGGCCGGCCAGCCATTGCGGGCGGCCATCGATACGCCAGCAGAAGGCTATGCCGAGATGCTGGTGGCGCTTGCCGTCGATCTTAGCCGCGATGAGAACAAGGCATTGCCGATCTCGCTGGTCCAGGTGGCCCGCCACGCCGATCCCACCAACAGCGAAGCGACAATTTTGCTGGCTCTGTTGCAGGAATCTGCCGGAAATTCCGCCGAGGCGCTGGCGTCACTGGACAGCATCAGGGATGACGATCTGCTTGCTGGCGAGGCACTGGACGTCGAAGCGCGCATCCTCGCCGATGAAGGCCGCTCATCTGCGGCGCTGGCGCAAGCGCAGGCCGCGGCGAGGCTGCCGGGGGCAGGCGCGCATTCCTATCGCCGCCTGGCCAATGTGTTGGGAGACATGGAACGCCATGCGGAGGCCGCTGCAGCCTATCAGCAGGCGATTTCCCGGACCGCCGAGGGGAAGGCCGAATGGTCGCTATATCTCCTCCAGGCAGCCAGCCTAGAGCAGGCAGGACGGTGGGACGAAGCCAAGGCCGTGCTTCGCCGCGCGATGGCGCTGGAACCGGAAAATCCCCTGCTTCTCAATTTCCTTGGCTATGGAAAGCTGGAGCGTGGCGAGGACCTGGACCAGGCCGAAGCAATGATCCGCAAGGCAAGCGCACTGCGGCCGGATGACGCCTCGATCACGGATTCGCTGGGTTGGGCGCTTTACAAGCGAGGCCGGTTGGCGGAAGCGATCGACACGCTGAGGCAGGCTGCGGCGGGCGATCCCACCCAATGGGAAATCCATGAGCATCTGGGCGACGCGCTGTTCGCGTCCGGACGCCGGATCGAGGCCCGTTTCTCCTGGTCTGCGGCCCTCCTCACGGCGGAAGAAAAGGCCAAGAACCGGATCGAACAAAAGCTCGAAACCGGCCTCAATTCGGCCAACGCCGCGCCCTGA
- a CDS encoding PA0069 family radical SAM protein, which yields MAVESIHGRGAPANNTSTRFNLKERVVEGDWLDSVEQLDGVMKRRTTVTVERPKTILTRNSSPDIGFDRSVNPYRGCEHGCIYCFARPTHAYHDLSPGVDFESRLFAKPDAAKLLHATLSRPGYEVAPIALGTNTDPYQPIEEEWRITRSILELLLETKHPFTITTKSNRVLRDLDVIAAAARMGLAAVAISITSLDPKVHTTLEPRAPAPRKRLAAVKALIDAGVPTVVAIAPVVPQITDHEIEAIVAAAAEAGARGAFWLPVRLPHEVAPLFRQWLDRHYPERAAKVMATIQALRGGRDNDPSFFTRMRGQGPWADLIRTRFEIASRRHGLAPAKFPLRRDRFEPPQGDQLRLL from the coding sequence ATGGCTGTTGAGTCGATTCACGGGCGCGGTGCCCCTGCAAATAATACTTCGACCCGCTTCAACCTGAAGGAACGCGTGGTCGAGGGCGACTGGCTCGACAGCGTCGAGCAGCTCGACGGGGTGATGAAGAGGCGCACGACGGTAACGGTTGAGCGGCCCAAGACCATCCTTACGCGCAACAGTTCCCCCGACATTGGTTTCGACCGGTCCGTCAATCCATATCGCGGCTGCGAGCATGGCTGCATCTATTGCTTCGCAAGGCCAACCCACGCTTATCATGACCTGTCGCCCGGCGTGGATTTCGAAAGCCGGTTATTCGCCAAGCCTGACGCCGCCAAGCTGCTTCATGCGACATTGTCCCGCCCGGGGTACGAAGTCGCGCCGATTGCGCTGGGGACCAATACCGACCCCTACCAGCCGATCGAGGAGGAATGGCGGATCACCCGCTCGATCCTCGAGCTACTCCTTGAAACCAAGCATCCCTTCACGATTACCACCAAGTCCAACCGGGTGCTGCGCGATCTCGACGTGATCGCCGCGGCGGCAAGGATGGGGCTTGCGGCGGTCGCGATTTCGATCACCTCGCTGGATCCCAAGGTTCACACCACGCTGGAGCCTCGCGCCCCTGCCCCGCGCAAACGGCTCGCCGCGGTGAAGGCATTGATTGACGCCGGTGTGCCCACTGTGGTCGCCATCGCCCCGGTTGTTCCGCAAATCACCGACCATGAAATCGAAGCGATTGTCGCCGCTGCGGCCGAGGCAGGTGCGCGCGGCGCATTCTGGTTGCCGGTTCGCTTGCCGCACGAAGTGGCGCCGCTGTTCCGGCAATGGCTCGACCGCCATTATCCCGAACGCGCAGCCAAGGTGATGGCGACGATCCAGGCGCTGCGCGGCGGGCGCGACAACGACCCCAGTTTCTTCACCCGGATGCGCGGCCAGGGACCGTGGGCTGACCTCATCCGGACCCGGTTTGAGATCGCCAGCCGCCGCCATGGCCTGGCTCCAGCCAAATTTCCCCTTCGCCGAGACCGGTTTGAACCGCCACAAGGCGACCAATTACGACTCCTGTAG
- a CDS encoding uracil-DNA glycosylase, whose translation MGREMQENDGQIGRDSAASLIGWWIEAGVDCPAMDMPRGWLKGEEPRPTALAGPDETPAAPPATLEEFQAWVGSAQGLPMDRPGAVRVLPRGKASAPIMLMGDLPSADEAADGQPIGGQAWQLGQKMLQAIGVAPSEAYLASLSCFHSPGARFNGDLEACGKMAREHIRLAKPERLVLFGDAPARALLGEPLPRARGKIHKVEGVRTIATFHPRWLLQRPSDKALAWRDLLLLMEKDD comes from the coding sequence ATGGGTCGGGAAATGCAAGAGAACGACGGCCAAATCGGCCGCGATTCGGCCGCCAGCCTGATTGGCTGGTGGATCGAGGCGGGCGTCGATTGCCCGGCGATGGATATGCCGCGGGGCTGGTTGAAAGGCGAAGAGCCGCGGCCGACCGCGCTTGCCGGTCCAGACGAGACCCCAGCCGCGCCGCCAGCCACCCTTGAAGAATTCCAGGCGTGGGTCGGTAGCGCTCAAGGACTGCCGATGGATCGTCCCGGGGCGGTCAGGGTCCTTCCCCGTGGAAAGGCCAGCGCACCTATCATGTTGATGGGCGACCTGCCGTCGGCGGACGAAGCGGCAGACGGCCAGCCCATCGGAGGCCAGGCATGGCAGTTGGGCCAAAAAATGCTGCAGGCGATCGGCGTGGCGCCAAGTGAAGCTTACCTCGCGTCCTTGTCCTGCTTCCACTCGCCAGGAGCGCGGTTCAATGGCGACCTTGAAGCATGCGGCAAGATGGCGCGCGAGCATATAAGGCTGGCGAAGCCTGAAAGACTGGTACTTTTCGGCGATGCGCCTGCCCGCGCCCTCCTTGGCGAACCGCTTCCACGCGCTCGCGGGAAAATTCACAAGGTCGAGGGGGTCAGGACGATCGCCACCTTTCACCCCCGATGGCTGCTGCAGCGTCCCTCCGACAAGGCCTTGGCCTGGCGGGACTTGCTGCTGCTGATGGAAAAGGACGACTGA
- a CDS encoding lytic transglycosylase domain-containing protein — protein sequence MRGVIALLMLTAAYSAMAQESTLAEDPLAPVDENDTPTPVTTSPTPPPQPVIVKPLVIPKNWREVFAAIRASDWPSAQAGIATLPDGLLKPVAQAELFTARNSPRVELEAVVSLLARAPDLPKASQLQRIALARGATSVPTIPREARMVPLGSAPRRQRARPIEGEPAAVQLRTALQPFVDANSPVEAEALFQQALPTLSYEARAEAAQRVAWIYYVTGQDEHARRVAQAGIPGAVGVWATQAHWVAGLASWRLDDCNSAAMHFRAVASGQAESELNAAGAYWASRAEIACRRPQAAEGLLKLAARSPESFYGLVARETLGMDKRLPELPNTAFERIERLPNIQRALQLIEIGEYNLAEEHIRHQARIGSPADHPALISLSRRLDFAGAQYWLAHNGPSGSRVPAAARYPLPRWTPQRGWRIDPALAYAHARQESDFRIGAISSAGAVGLMQVRPGTAGDFARARGETVGDLRYPPTNLEYGQSFIEMMRRNPITQGQLLKVMAAYNAGPVPVSRWNYINDKGDPLLWIESLPYWETRYYIPAVLRNFWVNQGLQNDGTPTLTAIAEHRWPDFPTRR from the coding sequence ATGCGCGGCGTGATTGCCTTGTTAATGCTGACTGCGGCTTATTCCGCGATGGCCCAGGAATCTACGCTCGCCGAGGATCCCCTAGCGCCGGTCGATGAAAATGACACGCCGACACCGGTGACCACCTCACCGACGCCGCCGCCGCAGCCTGTAATCGTGAAGCCACTGGTCATACCAAAGAACTGGCGCGAGGTGTTTGCCGCCATCAGGGCCTCGGACTGGCCCAGCGCCCAAGCGGGGATCGCGACGCTGCCTGATGGTCTCCTGAAGCCTGTCGCCCAGGCCGAATTGTTCACCGCTCGCAATTCGCCGCGCGTCGAACTGGAAGCGGTTGTCTCGCTTCTCGCCCGCGCGCCTGACCTTCCCAAGGCCAGCCAGTTGCAGCGGATTGCCCTGGCACGCGGTGCAACCTCCGTACCCACTATTCCGCGGGAAGCGCGGATGGTCCCGCTGGGGAGTGCGCCGCGCCGCCAACGTGCAAGACCGATCGAGGGAGAGCCCGCGGCAGTGCAGCTGCGAACCGCCCTGCAACCATTCGTCGACGCCAATTCGCCGGTTGAGGCGGAGGCGCTGTTCCAGCAGGCCCTGCCGACCCTGTCCTACGAAGCCCGGGCCGAGGCCGCCCAGCGGGTAGCCTGGATCTATTATGTGACTGGGCAGGACGAGCATGCCCGGCGTGTTGCCCAAGCCGGGATTCCCGGTGCGGTGGGGGTTTGGGCGACGCAGGCGCATTGGGTCGCGGGACTGGCGTCATGGCGTCTCGACGATTGCAACAGCGCCGCAATGCATTTCCGCGCCGTCGCCTCCGGGCAGGCGGAAAGCGAACTCAACGCTGCCGGCGCCTATTGGGCATCGCGCGCCGAAATCGCCTGTCGCCGCCCGCAGGCCGCGGAGGGCCTGCTGAAGCTCGCCGCGCGTTCGCCGGAAAGCTTTTACGGGCTTGTTGCGCGCGAAACGCTAGGCATGGACAAACGCCTCCCGGAATTGCCCAACACCGCCTTCGAACGGATCGAACGGCTGCCCAACATCCAGCGGGCGCTCCAACTGATCGAGATCGGGGAATATAACCTGGCGGAGGAGCATATCCGCCACCAGGCGCGGATCGGCAGCCCCGCCGATCACCCGGCGCTGATTTCCTTGTCCCGGCGGCTCGACTTCGCCGGAGCGCAATATTGGCTGGCCCATAATGGTCCCAGCGGCAGCCGGGTGCCCGCCGCAGCGCGCTATCCGCTGCCGCGCTGGACACCGCAGCGCGGTTGGCGAATCGATCCCGCCCTCGCCTATGCCCATGCCCGGCAGGAAAGCGATTTCCGTATCGGTGCAATCAGTTCAGCGGGTGCCGTCGGCCTGATGCAGGTCCGGCCCGGCACTGCCGGGGATTTCGCGCGGGCGCGCGGCGAGACGGTTGGTGACCTGCGCTATCCACCCACCAACCTCGAATATGGCCAGAGCTTCATCGAGATGATGCGCCGCAACCCGATAACGCAGGGGCAGTTGCTCAAGGTCATGGCGGCCTACAACGCCGGCCCGGTTCCGGTGTCCCGATGGAATTACATTAACGACAAGGGCGATCCCCTGCTCTGGATCGAAAGCCTGCCCTATTGGGAAACGCGCTATTATATTCCTGCAGTCCTGCGGAATTTCTGGGTCAACCAAGGCCTTCAGAACGACGGGACTCCGACCCTGACCGCAATCGCCGAACATCGTTGGCCGGACTTTCCGACCCGCCGCTAG
- a CDS encoding electron transfer flavoprotein-ubiquinone oxidoreductase, producing MSSRESMEYDVVIVGAGVAGLAAAIRLKQLSQEHGRDVSVCVLEKGGEVGAHILSGAVIDPRAIDELIPDWADRDSPLTVPVSENLHWVLTRTGKWSMPTWLMPPFMHNDGKYTASLGNVTRWLAGQAEALGVEIFPGFAAAEVLFNEDGSVKGVATGDMGVARDGTHRPDYQPGMELHARYTFLAEGARGHLTKELTRIFDLRKDSGPQVYGLGLKELWDVPADKHQPGRVVHTQGWPLDDAWGGGFLYHQANGQVALGFVVALDYKNPYLSPFEEFQRWKTHPAIRAEIEGGKRVSYGARAINEGGWQAIPTLAFPGGALIGCAAGFVNVPRIKGSHTAMKSGMLAAEAAFAALSKDRRNDVLDSYEPALRSSWIAEELKIVRNAQPAVARWGGTIGTMFAGLDMWLNWLKLRTPWTLRHHADHEQIGRKQDYQPIAYPKPDGTLTFDRLSSVFLSNTNHEEDQPIHLTLKDASVPIDVNLALYDAPEQRYCPAGVYEIVEEGGSPRLQINAQNCVHCKTCDIKDPTQNINWVVPEGGGGPNYPNM from the coding sequence ATGAGCAGCCGCGAATCGATGGAATATGATGTCGTTATCGTCGGCGCCGGCGTTGCCGGGCTGGCCGCGGCGATCCGCTTGAAGCAGCTTTCGCAGGAACATGGTCGCGACGTTTCGGTCTGCGTGCTGGAAAAGGGCGGCGAGGTGGGCGCGCACATTCTGTCCGGGGCGGTGATCGACCCTAGGGCGATCGACGAGCTGATCCCCGACTGGGCGGACAGGGATAGCCCCCTGACGGTCCCGGTCTCCGAAAACCTCCACTGGGTCCTCACCAGGACGGGCAAATGGTCGATGCCGACCTGGCTGATGCCGCCCTTCATGCACAATGACGGCAAATATACCGCCAGCCTCGGCAATGTGACCCGCTGGCTGGCGGGGCAGGCCGAAGCTCTGGGCGTCGAGATTTTTCCGGGCTTCGCGGCCGCCGAAGTGCTGTTCAACGAGGATGGTTCGGTCAAGGGAGTGGCGACCGGGGACATGGGCGTTGCACGCGACGGAACGCACCGTCCCGACTATCAGCCAGGAATGGAACTCCATGCGCGCTACACCTTCCTGGCGGAAGGCGCGCGGGGTCACCTGACCAAGGAACTGACCCGGATCTTCGATCTTCGCAAGGATAGCGGACCGCAGGTGTATGGGTTAGGACTCAAGGAGTTGTGGGACGTTCCTGCGGATAAACATCAGCCAGGACGCGTAGTCCATACGCAAGGTTGGCCGCTCGACGATGCATGGGGCGGCGGCTTTCTTTATCACCAGGCGAACGGTCAGGTCGCACTCGGCTTCGTCGTCGCGCTCGACTATAAAAATCCCTACTTGTCGCCGTTCGAGGAATTCCAGCGCTGGAAGACCCATCCGGCCATCCGCGCCGAAATCGAGGGAGGCAAGCGGGTGTCCTATGGCGCTCGAGCGATCAACGAGGGAGGCTGGCAGGCAATCCCGACGCTCGCCTTCCCAGGCGGCGCGCTGATCGGATGCGCGGCGGGCTTCGTCAATGTGCCGCGGATCAAGGGCAGCCACACGGCCATGAAGTCAGGTATGCTTGCCGCCGAAGCGGCCTTCGCGGCGCTGTCGAAGGATCGGCGCAACGACGTGCTCGACAGCTATGAGCCGGCGCTGCGGTCGAGCTGGATTGCCGAGGAGTTGAAGATTGTCCGCAATGCCCAGCCCGCGGTGGCGCGCTGGGGCGGCACGATCGGCACCATGTTCGCGGGGCTCGACATGTGGCTCAACTGGCTGAAGCTACGGACGCCCTGGACGCTTCGCCACCACGCCGACCATGAGCAGATTGGCCGCAAGCAGGACTACCAGCCGATCGCTTACCCCAAACCGGACGGCACGCTGACCTTCGACCGCCTTTCCTCGGTATTCCTTTCCAATACCAATCATGAGGAAGACCAGCCGATCCACCTGACGTTGAAGGATGCGTCGGTGCCGATCGACGTAAACCTGGCGCTCTATGACGCGCCGGAGCAGCGTTATTGTCCGGCGGGCGTTTATGAAATTGTCGAGGAGGGCGGTTCACCCCGGCTTCAGATCAACGCGCAAAACTGCGTCCATTGCAAGACATGCGACATCAAGGACCCGACCCAGAACATCAACTGGGTCGTGCCCGAGGGTGGCGGAGGACCTAACTATCCCAACATGTAA
- a CDS encoding tetratricopeptide repeat protein, with protein MKLTPNKLAMLLAAGSVFVAAPAVAQTAESAKASPQAAGYQPKVSSGARKEIVALQTAVNANDTANIAALAQAAKAKAKTKDDQYLIAQLQLKAAIAAKNEAAMAEQLQTLVGLDVLPASDANSLRVSLGKIHYNAKAYDQAAAALEPVIQANPDNVDAITTLAEVRSSQGKGAEAVALVQKAIALKKAAGQKPDENWYKRAVQLSFNANSPSTPAMAREWVAAYPSATNWRDAIRIYQTTSKLDDAALIDTMRLSRATGSLKGENDYFRFANTLVVKGYAGEAKAVLDEGFASKAIDKSSQTFSQLYTLATSRSQGDRASLGASAAKAKAAASARASMTTGDAYYGYGDYQQAVDMYRNALTKSDVDKDVANLRLGMALARSGDKAGATAALNAVGGSQAEIAKLWLAYIAAGA; from the coding sequence ATGAAATTGACCCCTAACAAGCTGGCGATGTTGCTTGCTGCCGGAAGCGTATTCGTGGCAGCTCCTGCTGTCGCCCAGACTGCGGAATCGGCCAAGGCATCGCCCCAGGCCGCCGGCTATCAGCCCAAGGTTTCTAGCGGCGCTCGCAAAGAGATTGTTGCGCTCCAGACCGCGGTAAACGCGAACGACACCGCCAATATTGCGGCGCTTGCGCAGGCCGCCAAGGCCAAGGCAAAGACGAAGGACGATCAATATCTGATCGCACAGCTTCAGCTCAAAGCGGCGATCGCCGCAAAGAATGAAGCGGCAATGGCTGAGCAGCTGCAGACCCTGGTCGGCCTGGACGTCCTGCCCGCGTCCGATGCAAACAGCCTTCGGGTCAGTCTCGGCAAGATCCATTACAATGCCAAAGCCTATGATCAGGCTGCAGCGGCACTTGAACCTGTTATCCAGGCCAATCCCGACAATGTGGACGCGATCACCACGCTCGCCGAAGTCCGCAGCAGCCAAGGCAAGGGCGCAGAGGCCGTCGCCTTGGTCCAGAAGGCCATCGCGCTGAAGAAAGCGGCCGGGCAAAAGCCGGATGAAAACTGGTACAAGCGGGCGGTCCAGCTCTCTTTCAATGCCAATTCTCCGTCCACGCCCGCGATGGCGCGCGAATGGGTCGCGGCTTATCCGAGCGCGACCAACTGGCGCGACGCCATCCGCATTTATCAGACGACCAGCAAGCTCGACGATGCCGCGCTGATCGATACGATGCGCCTCAGCCGCGCGACGGGCTCGTTGAAGGGCGAGAATGACTATTTCCGCTTTGCCAACACCTTGGTGGTGAAGGGCTATGCGGGCGAGGCCAAGGCCGTGCTCGATGAGGGTTTCGCGTCCAAGGCGATCGACAAGTCGAGCCAGACGTTCAGCCAGCTTTACACGCTGGCGACCAGCCGGTCGCAGGGTGATCGAGCCTCGCTGGGCGCCAGTGCCGCCAAGGCCAAGGCAGCTGCTAGCGCACGCGCGTCGATGACGACTGGCGATGCCTATTACGGCTATGGCGACTATCAGCAGGCGGTCGACATGTATCGTAACGCCCTGACCAAGTCGGATGTCGACAAGGACGTCGCCAACCTGCGCCTCGGAATGGCGCTTGCCCGTTCAGGCGACAAGGCCGGAGCTACCGCCGCGCTTAACGCGGTTGGAGGTTCCCAGGCCGAAATCGCCAAGCTGTGGCTCGCGTACATCGCGGCTGGCGCATAA
- a CDS encoding M28 family peptidase: MVRRFAAAALLVSASPLLAQAMPPPDKVAQLRDAAHEGDQYAWEITEGLTTEVGPRLAGTEAEERARNWAVAKLRQMGFANVRVESFDMPVWTRGNESAEILAPFPQPMVVTALGNSASTGPGGVTGEIVAFDSVDALQAAPDQAVKGKIVFVDHRMPATQDGSSYGQFGAPRRQAPTIASLKGAIAIVIRSIGTDHHRNPHTGAMSFADGAAPIPAGALTLPDAEQLNRILKRGRPVKMKLVLESQQLGNRASGNVIAEVPGQDPSLPPILVSCHLDSWDQGTGAIDDAAGCGIATAAAKRIMDAGRPLRTIRIVWFGAEEVGLLGGFAYRAKHGKEPHYALIESDFGADRIWKVDSKLGEGRRAEAVAIGKALAPLGIVTGSFERAGGSDIGPMLADGLPGVGLNQDGTRYFDIHHTPDDTLDKVDPAQLRQNVAAWTAVVAILSGGIEEPKARKTR, encoded by the coding sequence ATGGTTCGTCGCTTTGCTGCAGCAGCGCTGCTCGTCTCCGCCTCCCCTCTTCTTGCTCAGGCCATGCCGCCGCCGGACAAGGTCGCCCAGCTGCGCGATGCCGCACATGAGGGGGATCAATATGCCTGGGAAATTACCGAGGGGCTTACCACAGAAGTCGGACCGCGCCTTGCCGGAACTGAAGCCGAAGAGAGAGCCCGCAACTGGGCCGTCGCCAAGCTTCGCCAGATGGGTTTTGCCAATGTGCGCGTCGAATCCTTTGACATGCCGGTGTGGACACGGGGCAACGAAAGCGCGGAGATCCTTGCTCCTTTCCCTCAGCCCATGGTGGTTACCGCGCTCGGTAATAGCGCCTCGACCGGTCCGGGCGGCGTAACCGGGGAGATCGTCGCTTTCGATAGCGTCGACGCACTGCAGGCCGCGCCCGATCAGGCAGTGAAAGGCAAGATCGTCTTTGTCGACCACCGGATGCCCGCCACCCAGGACGGCTCCAGCTACGGTCAATTTGGCGCCCCCCGCCGGCAGGCACCGACCATCGCATCCCTGAAAGGTGCAATCGCCATCGTCATCCGGTCGATCGGGACCGATCATCACCGCAATCCACATACCGGAGCCATGAGTTTTGCCGACGGCGCTGCCCCGATCCCCGCGGGCGCGCTCACCCTTCCGGACGCCGAGCAGCTCAACCGCATTCTTAAGCGCGGCCGCCCGGTGAAGATGAAGCTGGTGCTCGAAAGCCAGCAACTCGGCAATCGAGCGTCGGGCAACGTCATCGCCGAGGTCCCGGGACAGGATCCCTCGCTGCCTCCCATCCTGGTCAGCTGCCACCTCGACAGTTGGGACCAGGGAACGGGTGCAATCGACGATGCGGCGGGATGCGGGATCGCCACGGCTGCTGCCAAGCGGATCATGGACGCCGGGCGACCGCTCCGGACGATCAGGATCGTCTGGTTTGGCGCCGAGGAAGTCGGGCTGCTGGGCGGGTTCGCTTATCGGGCCAAGCACGGGAAAGAGCCGCATTATGCGCTGATTGAAAGTGATTTCGGTGCGGACCGGATCTGGAAGGTCGACAGCAAACTGGGTGAAGGCCGCCGCGCCGAGGCGGTTGCGATCGGCAAGGCTCTGGCTCCGCTCGGCATCGTGACCGGTTCATTCGAGCGCGCTGGCGGATCGGACATCGGCCCCATGTTGGCCGACGGCCTGCCCGGCGTTGGCCTCAACCAGGATGGCACACGCTATTTCGACATTCACCACACGCCGGATGATACGCTCGACAAGGTCGACCCGGCCCAGCTGCGGCAGAACGTCGCCGCCTGGACCGCGGTGGTGGCAATCCTCAGCGGAGGCATCGAGGAGCCAAAAGCCCGCAAAACGCGTTGA